In Fusarium fujikuroi IMI 58289 draft genome, chromosome FFUJ_chr08, one genomic interval encodes:
- a CDS encoding related to HOL1 protein (member of major facilitator superfamily) encodes MGQVLGASIPPMLVPLVEDMHVSSTKISQLASWGSLCIGLGNIWALPTVAYIGSRYTILIGLAIFTAGFFWQAKAQSYESLLAARVIGGLGGGVVEALGPVVVVLLFPREYIARAMSVYSWALGGGSVFGPLITGYAVDNLGSWRYPNYIFGGICALNLFTMILMFPEPLTNIRVPGDPEPSDIVIESAGEEQVGEPKEPMEEVGNAQQYETRPASVTTFEPCKPGALWFRRSFFLTLKHNQPPPNFFYLVVEPFKILVSPAVIITVLLFGISIAGTIATSIIVSITFSQPPWLWTSGQVGLYNVAPLLGLIAGMPFGGAGADWLAERHLRRHGEFKPESVLPILLPFAIATPIATTLIGVGFQRGWHWAVVGLFWAILNANLTGGCNIMISYCTESYPKKAIQIGVVVNIIKNAIGFGVSYSTLDWWMKDKYFMFLAIAMIIFLLFIATIPLWISGPRITRKTKTWVRYEEE; translated from the exons ATGGGCCAAGTTTTGGGTGCTTCCATCCCACCTATGCTTGTTCCCCTGGTGGAGGACATGCATGTGAGCAGCACCAAGATCTCTCAGCTTGCGAGCTGGGGAAGTCTTTGCATTGGCCTCGGA AATATCTGGGCTCTCCCAACCGTCGCATACATCGGCAGTCGTtacaccatcctcatcggTCTCGCGATATTCACGGCCGGCTTCTTCTGGCAGGCCAAAGCGCAGTCTTACGAATCTCTACTCGCAGCTCGTGTCATTGGTGGTTTGGGCGGTGGTGTTGTGGAGGCACTAGGTCCAGTTGTCGTGGTACTTCTATTTCCACGCGAGTACATCGCCAGAGCGATGAGCGTATACTCATGGGCTTTGGGAGGAGGCTCCGTCTTCGGTCCTCTGATCACCGGATACGCTGTTGATAATCTGGGCAGTTGGAGATATCCGAACTACATATTCGGTGGCATCTGTGCTCTCAACCTTTTTACCATGATTTTGATGTTTCCCGAGCCTCTCACCAACATTCGCGTTCCTGGCGACCCAGAGCCTTCCGATATTGTCATCGAGTCAGCTGGTGAAGAACAAGTCGGCGAGCCAAAGGAGCCCATGGAAGAGGTTGGGAATGCTCAGCAATATGAGACTCGCCCTGCTTCAGTGACCACATTCGAGCCATGCAAGCCCGGTGCACTCTGGTTCAGACGATCATTCTTTCTCACCCTAAAGCACAATCAGCCACCGCCAAACTTCTTCTATCTTGTTGTGGAACCATTCAAAATACTCGTTTCTCctgctgtcatcatcacaGTCCTTTTGTTCGGTATCTCAATCGCTGGAACCATAGCTACTTCGATCATTGTTTCCATCACCTTCTCCCAGCCCCCATGGCTTTGGACATCCGGCCAGGTTGGTCTCTACAATGTTGCCCCCCTCTTGGGTTTGATAGCTGGTATGCCTTTCGGTGGTGCTGGAGCAGATTGGCTTGCTGAAAGACATTTGCGACGCCATGGAGAGTTCAAGCCTGAGTCAGTTCTGCCGATTCTTTTGCCATTCGCCATCGCAACGCCGATAGCTACGACGCTCATAGGTGTTGGCTTTCAGCGCGGCTGGCACTGGGCTGTCGTTGGACTGTTCTGGGCTATTCTTAACGCCAATCTCACCGGAGGTTGCAACATTATGATCTCTTACTGCACTGAGAGCTACCCCAAGAAGGCAATTCAGATTGGTGTCGTGGTTAATATTATCAAGAATGCCATTGGTTTTGGCGTATCCTATAGTACTCTGGATTGGTGGATGAAGGATAAGTACTTCATGTTCTTGGCTATTGCTATGATtatctttttgcttttcaTTGCGACCATTCCGTTGTGGATTAGCGGACCGAGAATTACGCGCAAGACTAAGACATGGGTCAGATATGAGGAGGAGTAG
- a CDS encoding related to putative tartrate transporter, producing the protein MALRNSISDEKDVEAIASHLDHANTAATNGGLSAEDMEFVANFPEEKKKKVLAKIDWRLMPMLAILYLVTYIDKANIGNAKIEGMLPDLGMNGEQYNIALSIYFIPYILAEVPSNMILNKFAKPSQYMATIMFIWGIVVVCTGLIHNFGQLCAIRILLGLFEAGFFPGAILIISKWYLPHETQTRVAILYTSAATGGAFSGLFAYAIAKMDGIGGQTGWRWIFFIEGIFTIVMSFATWFLLIDSPTLSYWLTDEEKRYLVLRQASRRVTNSGEYREKTFDKGALFEVLKDWKAYLLVIMSWSNAAPNYGLKFSMPSIVKGMGFTSSNAQLMTIPPYLCGAISSYLLARFADKHKWRMPFIVGPQLCIIIAFSILMTKAEFIVQNLGVCYFAVCLACAGMYPILPGTSAWNIDNNLNPTKRAISIGFVTCAGTIGGIYGSYIYIDKEKPKYTTGYGASLGFAVAGILAAVTLETALVMINKKRSKISEAEVRSKYTEEELEIMGEKSPLYQYKL; encoded by the exons ATGGCTCTGAGGAACTCTATCtcggatgagaaggatgtcgAGGCTATTGCCTCTCATCTCGATCACGCCAACACTGCGGCTACTAATGGTGGTTTGTCCGCTGAGGACATGGAGTTTGTTGCCAACTTtcctgaggagaagaagaagaaggtcttggCAAAGATTGAT TGGCGACTCATGCCGATGCTGGCTATTCTCTACCTCGTCACGTATATCGACAAAGCGAATATCGGAaacgccaagatcgagggGATGCTCCCGGATCTTGGTATGAATGGAGAGCAGTACAACATTGCGCTCTCAATCTACTTTATTCCTT ATATCCTCGCCGAGGTTCCTAGCAATATGATTCTCAACAAGTTCGCGAAGCCTTCTCAGTACATGGCTACCATCATGTTCATCTGGGGTATCGTGGTGGTCTGCACTGGTCTGATTCACAACTTTGGCCAACTCTGCGCCATTCGtatcctccttggtctcttTGA GGCTGGCTTCTTCCCCGGCgctatcctcatcatctcgaAATGGTACCTCCCCCACGAGACGCAAACCCGAGTCGCAATTCTATATACTTCCGCCGCCACTGGAGGTGCTTTCTCCGGCCTCTTCGCTTACGCCATCGCTAAAATGGACGGAATTGGTGGCCAGACTGGGTGGAGAtggatcttcttcatcgaggGAATCTTTACAATCGTCATGTCCTTCGCTACATGGTTCTTACTCATCGATTCACCAACTCTCTCCTACTGGCTCaccgacgaagagaagcgaTATCTCGTTTTGCGCCAAGCTTCGCGAAGAGTCACCAATTCAGGCGAATACCGCGAGAAGACGTTCGACAAGGGAGCTTTGTTCGAGGTTCTCAAGGACTGGAAGGCATATCTCCTCGTGATCATGTCCTGGTCCAATGCCGCGCCCAACTACGGTCTCAAGTTCTCCATGCCCTCTATAGTCAAGGGAATGGGCTTCACATCCAGCAACGCCCAACTCATGACTATTCCTCCTTATCTCTGCGGAGCTATCTCGTCGTACCTCCTCGCTCGATTTGCTGATAAGCATAAGTGGAGAATGCCCTTCATCGTTGGTCCTCAGCTTTGCATCATCATTGCCTTCTCTATCCTCATGACGAAGGCCGAGTTTATCGTTCAGAACCTCGGAGTGTGCTATTTCGCAGTCTGTCTCGCTTGCGCTGGCATGTATCCCATCTTGCCGGGTACCAGTGCCTGGAATATCGACAATAATCTCAACCCGACGAAGCGCGCCATCAGCATTGGCTTTGTTACCTGCGCGGGTACTATTGGTGGTATCTATGGCAGCTACATCTATatcgacaaggagaagccTAAATACACGACGGGATATGGTGCATCGCTTGGATTCGCCGTGGCAGGAATCTTGGCCGCTGTTACCCTCGAGACTGCTTTAGTCATGATCAACAAGAAACGGTCGAAGATCAGCGAGGCTGAGGTTCGAAGCAAGTACACAGAGGAGGAACTCGAGATCATGGGCGAGAAGAGCCCCCTATACCAGTACAAGCTGTAG
- a CDS encoding related to toxD protein, with the protein MNKCIFVDDSCDLSIRDILETYHPKDGQALVKVEYSGINPADLNHPKDLGMKNNVCGYEICGTVIEAGRSSRYAVGDVVFGSNHPGRSKPGYHGGHQDYVILESNLMSAKLPAQLPRPDAAAISIMVRSAADALMNHFEIPFPAINVLGPPPTGALLVWGGASSVGSAAIQLAKAMGVKWIFTTASPSNHEALLELGATKCFDYRDPDVVGAVRAVCEDTGVTIKYVLDTVCKAGSPGTIQQCEAIATAPDVTFISTLPQFSKPPRWRMVFASRETDNPVPFEFPGGNKANPVWEARLERAVVWAVKNYGTLFRIPNIKIVEGAKEGIQAIKDVNEGKVSLTKVVIKHLL; encoded by the coding sequence ATGAACAAATGCATCTTTGTCGACGATTCCTGCGATCTCTCTATTCGCGACATACTAGAAACTTACCATCCTAAGGACGGCCAAGCCCTGGTCAAGGTCGAGTACTCAGGCATCAACCCAGCTGATCTCAATCATCCTAAAGATCTGGGCATGAAGAACAACGTATGCGGGTATGAAATCTGCGGCACTGTCATCGAAGCAGGAAGATCTAGTCGCTACGCAGTGGGGGACGTCGTCTTTGGATCCAACCATCCCGGCCGCTCAAAGCCAGGATACCATGGCGGTCACCAAGACTATGTCATTCTAGAGTCAAACCTGATGTCAGCAAAATTACCAGCTCAACTCCCCCGACCAGATGCCGCTGCCATCAGTATCATGGTGCGCTCAGCAGCAGACGCGTTGATGAATCATTTCGAGATCCCTTTTCCTGCTATAAACGTCTTGGGACCACCTCCCACTGGCGCCCTGTTGGTTTGGGGCGGTGCCAGTAGCGTCGGGAGTGCTGCGATACAGCTCGCAAAGGCTATGGGAGTGAAATGGATTTTCACGACCGCTTCACCTTCCAACCACGAAGCACTCCTCGAGCTCGGTGCAACAAAGTGCTTTGACTATCGAGATCCGGATGTCGTTGGCGCTGTCAGGGCTGTATGCGAGGATACTGGTGTCACAATCAAATATGTCCTAGACACTGTGTGCAAAGCAGGCAGTCCTGGTACCATTCAGCAGTGCGAGGCAATCGCTACAGCACCAGATGTCACATTCATCAGTACTCTGCCCCAGTTCAGTAAGCCCCCACGATGGAGAATGGTTTTTGCTTCCAGGGAAACCGACAACCCTGTCCCGTTCGAGTTTCCAGGTGGAAATAAGGCAAATCCCGTATGGGAGGCTCGGCTAGAGAGAGCGGTTGTTTGGGCTGTGAAAAACTACGGGACGTTATTCAGAATTCCCAATATCAAGATTGTGGAGGGAGCTAAGGAGGGTATACAGGCTATCAAGGACGTGAATGAGGGAAAGGTAAGCTTGACCAAGGTTGTTATCAAGCACCTGCTTTAG
- a CDS encoding related to dihydrodipicolinate synthetase: MERSTIQAKAKPLPKGVYTPVVTLYKADDPTQQVDHEAMHTQCQALIKAGMHGLVYLGTNGELVLLSREERKAIIKTAVQAASAAGGPDYPIVAGISAQSTQETIQNAKDAAEAGAGFGLLLPPNYWPKALPSQAIVSYFKEVAAASPIPIVIYNFPAVTSGIDLDSDQLATLASEPNIVAVKLTCGNVGKLARLTALFSHEQFGVYGGSSDYLLPTLHSGGSGCVTGMGNIFPSSTAGVYDLWKAGKIDEANKLQGLVAHAEWACKKGISNTKYGAWHFLGKEIGLDNETAWHMRKPYQPLDDKAKEWTVKTLSVLADAEKQLRMP, translated from the coding sequence ATGGAGCGCAGCACTATCCAAGCAAAGGCAAAGCCCCTCCCCAAAGGAGTCTACACCCCCGTCGTCACACTCTACAAAGCAGACGACCCAACTCAACAAGTAGACCATGAAGCAATGCACACCCAATGTCAAGCCCTGATCAAGGCAGGCATGCATGGTCTTGTCTATCTCGGCACGAATGGCGAACTAGTTCTCCTCTCGCGAGAAGAGCGcaaagccatcatcaagacagCCGTACAGGCCGCTTCTGCAGCCGGTGGACCTGACTACCCCATTGTGGCAGGCATCTCAGCACAGTCCACACAAGAGACGATCCAGAACGCCAAAGATGCCGCGGAGGCGGGTGCTGGCTTTGGGCTGCTTCTGCCGCCGAATTACTGGCCGAAGGCACTACCCAGCCAAGCTATAGTATCGTACTTTAAAGAGGTTGCGGCTGCTTCACCGATACCCATTGTTATTTACAACTTCCCCGCTGTTACATCTGGCATTGATCTAGACTCTGATCAACTAGCTACCTTGGCTTCTGAGCCGAATATCGTAGCGGTGAAGTTGACCTGCGGAAACGTTGGAAAGCTCGCTCGATTAACAGCGCTATTCTCCCATGAGCAATTCGGTGTTTATGGTGGAAGTAGCGATTATCTCCTCCCCACGCTGCACAGTGGCGGAAGCGGTTGCGTTACAGGGATGGGTAACATTTTCCCGTCGAGTACAGCGGGAGTCTATGACTTGTGGAAGGCGGGCAAGATTGACGAGGCGAATAAGCTTCAAGGACTGGTCGCTCACGCTGAGTGGGCGTGTAAGAAGGGTATTAGCAATACCAAGTATGGGGCGTGGCATTTCTTGGGTAAGGAGATTGGGCTGGATAATGAGACAGCGTGGCATATGAGGAAACCGTATCAGCCACTCGATGATAAGGCTAAGGAGTGGACGGTCAAGACACTGAGTGTTCTGGCggatgctgagaagcaaTTGAGGATGCCATAG
- a CDS encoding related to beta transducin-like protein, with the protein MRLLTVANDGELRLADFVGDYIPPYTILSHTWGKDSEEVTFQDMVEGKGKNKLGYQKLRFCEKQSANDNIQFFWIDTCCIDKTSSAELSEAINSMYHWYRDADKCYVYLSDVSINGSVGSSLFPHQTWETAFRQSRWFTRGWTLQELVAPSCVEFYSLEGERLGDRESMIQEIEDITGINTEALQGSPLSRFGFEERMSWARGRETKREEDAAYSLLGVFGVHMPLVYGEGRRNAFIRLQRVIQESARNFGSEGFHFILQRGTALHETDERFRFLMGDMNRDGCPDLVAVKSRDTTSSMIELSVFSGASLFRTYISETVIGVPVTTTTQYDFALADWDGDKTLDLVVIKKGSTDTKTTEVCILSGASNFQDIILHTGTALHETDDTWAFSMGRWNAGRKPDLFAIKKSSTGTNSTEVHVLSGASGFQKFILQTGTCLHETDDAFDFAVADWNADGCPDLVVVWKSNDSNRYSLLHVLSGASTYQDFMLHAEIPLLDTLGMYEFMVTEWTRNGRLDLVGIRKSETGTNSTEVHIMTGL; encoded by the coding sequence ATGCGTCTTCTTACGGTTGCCAATGATGGCGAACTGCGCCTAGCTGATTTTGTTGGCGATTACATTCCGCCCTATACCATTCTTTCGCACACTTGGGGAAAGGACTCTGAAGAGGTGACCTTTCAAGACATGGTTGAGGGTAAAGGGAAGAACAAGCTTGGCTATCAGAAGCTTCGGTTCTGCGAGAAGCAAAGTGCAAATGATAACATCCAGTTCTTCTGGATAGATACCTGCTGTATCGATAAAACAAGCAGCGCAGAGCTTTCTGAGGCAATTAATTCCATGTACCACTGGTACCGCGACGCAGATAAGTGCTACGTCTACCTCTCCGATGTGTCAATCAACGGTTCCGTCGGAAGCTCCCTGTTCCCTCATCAGACGTGGGAGACAGCGTTCAGACAGAGCCGTTGGTTTACTCGAGGCTGGACGCTTCAAGAGCTCGTTGCGCCGTCATGTGTCGAATTTTATTCCCTGGAAGGTGAACGACTTGGAGACAGAGAATCGATGATACAGGAGATCGAAGATATCACGGGAATTAATACGGAAGCTCTGCAAGGAAGCCCTCTTTCTCGATTTGGTTTCGAGGAGCGAATGTCATGGGCAAGAGGCCGTGAAACCAAACGTGAGGAGGACGCTGCATACTCCTTACTGGGAGTCTTTGGCGTACATATGCCGCTTGTATACGGAGAGGGACGGAGAAATGCATTCATTCGACTTCAAAGAGTGATTCAAGAGTCTGCAAGGAACTTTGGGTCTGAAGGTTTTCATTTCATCTTGCAGAGGGGTACAGCATTGCACGAGACCGACGAGAGGTTCAGATTCCTTATGGGAGATATGAACAGAGATGGCTGTCCAGACTTGGTCGCTGTCAAGTCGAGAGACACTACTAGCAGCATGATTGAACTCAGCGTCTTTTCTGGAGCTTCACTATTCAGGACATACATCTCAGAAACAGTAATTGGCGTGCCAGTGACAACGACGACACAATATGATTTCGCCTTGGCAGACTGGGACGGTGACAAGACTTTGgatctcgtcgtcatcaagAAAGGCAGCACCGATACCAAGACCACCGAGGTCTGTATCCTTTCAGGCGCTTCTAATTTCCAAGACATCATTCTACATACCGGGACCGCGCTGCACGAGACTGACGATACGTGGGCCTTCTCAATGGGGAGATGGAACGCTGGCAGGAAGCCCGACTTATTCGCCATCAAGAAATCTAGCACGGGCACCAACAGCACCGAAGTGCACGTACTTTCCGGGGCGTCAGGCTTCCAGAAATTCATTCTACAAACAGGCACTTGCTTGCATGAAACTGATGATGCGTTCGACTTTGCCGTCGCAGATTGGAACGCTGACGGCTGCCCAGATCTGGTTGTGGTATGGAAGAGCAACGATAGCAATCGCTACTCTCTATTGCATGTGCTCTCTGGTGCTTCGACCTACCAGGACTTTATGCTGCACGCGGAAATACCACTCCTTGACACTCTCGGCATGTACGAGTTCATGGTCACCGAGTGGACGCGCAATGGGAGACTGGACTTAGTAGGGATTCGGAAGAGCGAAACTGGGACTAATAGCACAGAAGTGCATATCATGACGGGACTATAG
- a CDS encoding related to Putative sterigmatocystin biosynthesis lipase/esterase STCI, with translation MAPYLAPEWLEVEKELGGRLVLGGTMENYRAGGEAIGKYIKAHLPPPRDNGLEVADETINDTVAVRIYKPKDTKEALPVGVFCHGGGFSDGSINMEDGLCRLIASMYPCIIVSIEYRLTPAVDIEVVFQDAFDGFSWTYENATKLGGDQKRVFMLGSSCGGTLSLATAHKLIELGREGQLKGVINMAGGTVHEANVPKHLQHLMKSMEENATDVPIIDGQTAKMINASTGLDKHVNDEWLFPLLSSHLGKFPRTYLVACGADPLRDDNVAMEHELRSKGVKVKLDMYEGLPHVFWMFPTLSATNMFLGNLMAGIKFILE, from the exons ATGGCGCCTTACTTAGCTCCCGAATGGCTAGAG GTCgagaaggagcttggtgGCCGCCTTGTCCTCGGCGGGACCATGGAGAATTATCGAGCTGGTGGAGAAGCTATTGGGAAGTACATCAAAGCTCATCTGCCTCCTCCCCGAGACAATGGACTTGAAGTTG CGGACGAGACAATCAACGACACTGTTGCTGTTCGTATCTACAAGCCGAAAGACACCAAGGAAGCCCTGCCAGTTGGCGTTTTCTGTCATGGAGGCGGCTTCTCTGACGGATCTATTAATATGGAAGATGGCCTGTGTAGACTGATTGCATCCATGTATCCTTGCATAATCGTCTCCATTGAGTACCGTCTTACACCAGCAGTCGATATAGAGGTTGTATTCCAGGATGCCTTTGATGGGTTTTCATGG ACTTACGAAAACGCGACCAAGCTGGGAGGAGACCAGAAGCGTGTCTTTATGCTTGGTAGCTCTTGCGGCGGTACACTCTCCCTTGCCACAGCCCATAAGCTCATTGAACTTGGACGAGAGGGACAGCTCAAAGGAGTCATCAACATGGCGGGAGGTACAGTTCATGAAGCCAATGTGCCAAAGCATCTCCAGCATCTCATGAAGTCTATGGAAGAGAACGCCACAGATGTCCCCATCATTGACGGGCAGACAGCCAAAATGATCAACG CATCGACTGGACTCGACAAGCATGTCAATGATGAGTGGCTGTTTCCCCTCCTCTCATCGCACCTCGGCAAGTTTCCGCGGACCTACCTCGTGGCCTGCGGAGCGGACCCTCTGAGAGATGACAACGTAGCCATGGAGCATGAACTTCGTAGCAAAggggtcaaggtcaagctcGACATGTACGAGGGGCTGCCCCATGTTTTCTGGATGTTTCCGACGCTGAGTGCAACGAACATGTTCCTTGGGAATCTTATGGCTGGTATCAAATTTATCTTGGAGTAG